A single window of Bacteroidota bacterium DNA harbors:
- a CDS encoding choice-of-anchor J domain-containing protein, which translates to MKQIFLVVFTVFFIAGVAWSQTADKNNTGRTYTQAEKERLDMMGYPVSDGTGTPHKTTGIIKWSEGFEGATFPPTGWAVHQLDGGANTWLRYTTSPPFGTASAAVRWESASLANDDWLVTPSFQAVAADKLNFYAVGSSSFTDSVIIHVSTTGGVPPAGYTRIAAFRPLAAPAQRFEVSLSAYAGQTIYLAFQYKELDQLRLYVDSVYVETGVPNDVGMVSHNVGGELNAGPYTPTATVKNFGSATQTFNVTMTINPGGYTSTKTVTDLAADQTANVTFDSWTASQGSFNAKAYTQLAGDQNPANDTLSRTALVVSYIYDNGPLVTNPGGGFGGADLSGLQAELNILGYGSQISANNWVTDDFDVPANQTWAIDAFKFFSYQTGSTLTPTYNGARVVIYNGRPDLPTSQIVFGDETTERFVGASWTGAYRATIAAPTGNTRPIMGVLAGAPVVLGPGNYWVMWSLAGTLASGPWAPPISIIGTLATGNAYARQAGTWISLRDSAVGATSGYPQGMPFKIVGSVQAVPVELTSFMATVLKNNVTLLWSTATETNNMGFEVERQAANGSFEKVGFVGGNGTTTERKEYAFTDAGLASGKYTYRLRQVDFDGSSEYSNTVEADVNIPSEYNLAQNYPNPFNPSTSIEFALKSDAKVSMRLFDALGQEVRTILNGNFTTGNYKIDFNAAGLNSGVYFYTIDASGVDGSKFTATRKMILMK; encoded by the coding sequence ATGAAACAAATTTTCCTTGTTGTATTCACCGTATTCTTTATAGCGGGTGTTGCGTGGTCGCAGACGGCTGACAAGAATAACACTGGCAGAACCTACACACAGGCAGAAAAGGAAAGACTCGATATGATGGGCTATCCTGTTTCTGACGGAACGGGTACCCCTCACAAAACAACCGGCATTATTAAATGGTCGGAAGGTTTCGAAGGAGCCACATTCCCTCCAACCGGTTGGGCTGTTCATCAGCTTGATGGCGGAGCCAATACATGGCTTCGTTATACCACTTCACCTCCATTTGGAACAGCTTCCGCTGCAGTGAGATGGGAATCTGCTTCTCTGGCAAATGATGACTGGCTTGTTACACCATCATTCCAGGCAGTCGCAGCCGATAAACTGAATTTTTATGCAGTCGGCTCATCCTCTTTCACTGATTCCGTGATAATTCATGTATCGACCACCGGTGGTGTTCCACCCGCAGGCTATACAAGAATTGCAGCTTTCAGACCTCTCGCAGCTCCTGCCCAGAGATTTGAAGTGTCACTTTCAGCTTATGCCGGACAAACAATTTACCTCGCTTTCCAGTATAAAGAACTTGATCAGTTAAGACTTTATGTTGACAGCGTTTATGTTGAAACAGGCGTGCCAAATGATGTTGGTATGGTTTCACATAATGTTGGTGGCGAATTGAATGCAGGACCTTACACTCCTACTGCAACAGTAAAGAACTTTGGCTCGGCTACCCAGACATTCAATGTTACGATGACAATCAACCCCGGTGGTTATACATCGACAAAGACTGTTACAGATCTTGCTGCTGATCAGACAGCGAATGTTACATTCGATTCATGGACTGCATCACAAGGCTCGTTTAATGCCAAGGCATACACACAACTTGCCGGTGATCAGAATCCTGCAAATGACACATTGTCGCGCACAGCTCTTGTTGTTTCCTACATATATGACAATGGTCCACTCGTTACCAACCCGGGTGGCGGTTTTGGTGGTGCCGATTTGTCAGGTCTCCAGGCTGAGTTGAACATTCTGGGCTATGGCTCACAGATTTCGGCTAATAACTGGGTTACGGACGATTTCGATGTGCCGGCAAACCAGACATGGGCAATAGATGCATTTAAATTTTTCTCGTATCAGACAGGTTCAACCCTTACACCGACCTACAACGGAGCAAGAGTTGTGATCTATAACGGAAGACCTGACCTCCCAACAAGCCAGATTGTATTCGGTGACGAAACAACTGAAAGATTTGTCGGTGCTTCATGGACTGGCGCATACCGTGCAACCATTGCTGCCCCAACCGGCAATACCAGACCAATAATGGGCGTTCTCGCAGGTGCCCCTGTTGTATTGGGTCCCGGAAACTACTGGGTTATGTGGTCATTGGCAGGAACTCTCGCTTCAGGACCTTGGGCTCCTCCAATCTCGATCATTGGCACACTTGCTACAGGTAATGCATATGCAAGACAAGCCGGTACATGGATTTCATTGAGAGATTCCGCTGTTGGTGCTACATCAGGCTATCCACAGGGAATGCCTTTCAAAATCGTTGGATCAGTTCAGGCAGTTCCTGTTGAATTAACTTCTTTCATGGCAACTGTTCTCAAAAACAATGTTACACTTCTCTGGTCAACAGCTACCGAAACCAACAACATGGGCTTCGAAGTTGAGAGACAGGCAGCCAACGGTTCATTCGAAAAAGTCGGATTTGTCGGCGGTAATGGTACAACAACCGAAAGAAAAGAATATGCATTTACCGATGCAGGTCTTGCTTCCGGAAAATATACCTACAGACTCAGACAAGTTGATTTCGACGGTTCATCAGAATACTCGAATACTGTTGAAGCTGATGTAAACATTCCATCAGAATACAATCTTGCTCAGAACTATCCTAACCCGTTCAATCCTTCAACCTCAATTGAATTTGCTCTGAAATCAGATGCTAAAGTTTCAATGAGATTGTTCGATGCTCTCGGTCAGGAAGTAAGAACCATTCTTAACGGTAACTTCACCACAGGCAACTACAAAATAGATTTCAACGCAGCCGGCTTGAACAGCGGTGTTTATTTCTATACAATAGATGCTTCAGGTGTTGACGGCAGCAAATTTACTGCAACAAGGAAAATGATCCTTATGAAGTAA
- a CDS encoding deoxyhypusine synthase, whose translation MPQKSDYLKGVIEHIDIKEHNVAPLVDAMEKMAFQARNLNRAARIYDMMLRDKDCTVILTLAGSLFSAGLKKVVYDMVMNNMVDAIVSTGANMVDQDFFEALGFKHYIGTPFVNDAELRDLAIDRIYDTYIDEDELRICDETTAKIFDSMEPGAYSSREFLKEFGKYLDETGPKCDDSIIYACYKKNVPIFVPAFSDCSAGFGFVMHQTKNPGSHVSLDAAKDFLELTKIKIASGESGIYMIGGGVPKNFTQDIVVAAEILEGDAPMHKYAIQVTVADERDGALSGSTLKEASSWGKVDLVYEQMVYSEATLAMPLISGYAYHKGAHLGREAKEFTKVLEQESVTA comes from the coding sequence ATGCCCCAAAAGTCAGATTACTTGAAAGGTGTTATTGAACATATTGACATTAAAGAACATAATGTTGCCCCATTGGTTGACGCAATGGAGAAAATGGCGTTTCAGGCGAGAAACCTGAACAGAGCTGCAAGAATTTATGATATGATGCTCCGTGACAAAGATTGCACCGTAATCCTCACTTTGGCAGGGTCTTTATTTTCCGCCGGACTCAAAAAAGTCGTCTATGACATGGTTATGAACAACATGGTTGACGCAATCGTCTCCACCGGCGCCAACATGGTGGATCAGGATTTCTTTGAAGCCCTCGGTTTCAAGCACTATATCGGAACCCCGTTTGTAAACGACGCCGAACTTAGGGACCTCGCCATCGACAGAATTTATGATACATACATTGATGAAGACGAACTCAGAATCTGTGACGAAACCACAGCAAAGATTTTCGATTCCATGGAACCGGGTGCGTACTCCTCGAGAGAATTCCTTAAGGAATTTGGAAAATATCTCGATGAAACCGGTCCAAAATGTGACGACAGCATTATTTATGCATGCTACAAGAAAAATGTACCGATTTTCGTTCCTGCATTCAGTGACTGTTCCGCAGGTTTCGGTTTCGTTATGCACCAGACAAAAAATCCCGGATCGCATGTTTCCCTCGATGCTGCAAAAGATTTTCTTGAACTGACAAAGATCAAGATCGCCAGCGGTGAATCGGGTATCTACATGATCGGCGGCGGAGTACCTAAAAACTTCACACAGGATATCGTTGTTGCTGCAGAAATACTCGAAGGCGATGCACCAATGCACAAGTATGCAATTCAGGTTACCGTTGCCGACGAAAGAGATGGAGCCCTCTCAGGAAGTACCCTGAAAGAAGCAAGCTCATGGGGCAAGGTCGACCTCGTTTACGAACAGATGGTTTATTCCGAGGCTACCCTTGCCATGCCTCTGATCTCGGGCTATGCTTATCACAAAGGCGCTCACCTCGGAAGAGAAGCTAAAGAATTCACCAAAGTTCTCGAACAGGAATCTGTTACTGCGTAA
- a CDS encoding OmpA family protein, giving the protein MSIGLTLGLNLANGFVLESKDSTTRTNLFYFGTRLVFGSNGFFRDSDGDRITNSDEEEIYRTDPEKADTDGDRVSDYDEIFKYKTDPLKADTDGDGVSDGDELYKYKTNPLYTDTDSDGLNDGDEILQYRTNPLDMDTDGDGISDYKEIFKYKSDPLKSDTDGDGLSDYDEVFTYKTDPALADTDGDGITDRDEIKKFNTDPFKADTDEDGINDRDEIVVYHTNALIADSDGDGIKDYDEIFVYKTKPLVFDTDIDQISDGDEVFKYHTNPSLGDSDNDGLGDYQEIFYYYTNPLLIDSDNSGVDDKTEVERGTDPNDKEDDVIEVNKIIVLEGIEFEFQKATITPESDRRLQKTLKLLQAFPNYNFSLEGHTDDIGGRQFNQKLSLDRAKAVKTWLVNHGINAKRLTVKGFGFDKPVASNSTDEGRQRNRRVEFIRTN; this is encoded by the coding sequence ATGAGTATTGGTCTAACTCTTGGTCTAAACCTGGCAAATGGTTTTGTTCTCGAATCCAAGGATTCAACCACAAGAACAAATTTGTTTTATTTCGGAACACGCTTGGTCTTTGGCAGCAATGGGTTCTTTAGAGATAGCGATGGAGACAGAATAACTAACTCAGATGAAGAAGAGATTTATCGTACAGACCCCGAAAAAGCAGATACAGACGGTGACAGAGTCAGCGATTATGATGAGATATTTAAATACAAAACGGATCCGCTGAAAGCCGATACTGATGGAGACGGCGTCAGTGATGGTGATGAACTTTATAAGTATAAAACAAATCCATTGTATACTGACACGGATAGTGATGGACTAAACGACGGCGATGAAATTCTGCAATACAGAACTAATCCGTTAGATATGGATACAGACGGCGACGGTATCAGTGACTATAAAGAAATCTTCAAGTACAAATCCGATCCACTTAAGTCAGATACAGATGGTGACGGGTTGTCCGATTACGATGAAGTTTTCACTTATAAGACTGATCCTGCATTAGCTGATACAGACGGAGATGGAATAACAGATCGTGATGAAATTAAAAAATTCAATACTGACCCGTTCAAAGCTGATACAGACGAGGACGGGATAAATGACCGGGATGAGATTGTAGTATATCACACGAATGCATTAATCGCCGATAGTGATGGAGATGGTATCAAAGATTATGATGAAATATTTGTCTACAAAACAAAGCCACTGGTGTTTGATACCGATATTGATCAGATATCCGATGGTGATGAGGTATTTAAATACCACACAAATCCCTCACTGGGTGATTCAGACAATGACGGACTGGGAGATTACCAGGAGATATTCTATTATTATACAAACCCGCTCCTGATTGACAGTGACAACAGTGGAGTTGATGATAAAACTGAAGTCGAAAGGGGAACCGATCCAAACGACAAAGAGGATGATGTAATAGAGGTTAACAAAATAATCGTTCTTGAAGGAATAGAATTTGAGTTTCAAAAAGCCACGATTACCCCGGAGTCTGACAGACGATTGCAGAAAACTCTGAAACTGTTGCAGGCTTTCCCCAATTATAACTTTTCTCTGGAAGGGCACACGGATGATATCGGCGGGCGACAATTCAATCAAAAGTTGTCACTTGATCGTGCAAAAGCGGTAAAGACCTGGTTGGTGAATCACGGTATCAACGCAAAAAGATTGACAGTAAAAGGATTTGGTTTTGACAAGCCCGTAGCCTCCAATTCAACAGATGAAGGCCGTCAGAGGAACAGGAGGGTCGAGTTTATAAGGACAAATTAA
- a CDS encoding ATP-binding cassette domain-containing protein, producing the protein MSIKLENVTRLYGDQAAVDDISFEVKTGEIVGFLGPNGAGKTTTMKMITGFLAPDAGTISINGIPVWEDPEAVKRITGYLPENNPLYHDMFVTDYLGYVAELQQVPKSKIPARIKEMVIVCGLDREKHKKIGELSKGYRQRVGLAQALIHDPQILILDEPTTGLDPNQIIEIRNLIKEAGKEKTVILSTHILPEVEAISDRILIINEGKIVADGSPEDLKRASSGEATLRVRLEGYQDPAGTVSALEKIVGVTTVTSQITNGTFIISGSSENINRSVFGLAVKNGWTILEMTPIETKLEDIFKELTTI; encoded by the coding sequence ATGAGCATAAAATTAGAGAATGTAACCAGACTCTACGGTGATCAGGCTGCGGTAGATGATATCTCTTTTGAGGTTAAGACCGGAGAGATAGTTGGATTTCTGGGACCTAACGGTGCAGGAAAAACCACCACCATGAAGATGATTACCGGATTCCTCGCACCTGATGCAGGCACCATTTCGATCAATGGTATTCCTGTCTGGGAAGACCCCGAAGCGGTGAAACGGATAACCGGCTACCTTCCCGAAAACAATCCACTCTACCACGACATGTTTGTTACCGATTATCTTGGATATGTAGCCGAACTTCAACAGGTGCCAAAGAGTAAAATCCCTGCCAGAATAAAGGAGATGGTCATCGTTTGCGGACTTGACCGCGAAAAGCACAAAAAGATTGGTGAACTCTCAAAAGGTTACAGGCAGCGGGTGGGTCTGGCACAGGCTTTAATCCACGATCCGCAGATACTCATTCTCGATGAACCCACCACAGGTCTTGATCCAAATCAAATTATCGAGATTAGAAATCTGATAAAAGAGGCGGGGAAAGAGAAGACAGTGATCCTTTCTACGCACATCCTCCCCGAGGTGGAAGCGATCAGTGACAGAATACTTATTATTAATGAAGGAAAAATTGTTGCTGACGGATCTCCCGAGGATTTGAAAAGGGCATCAAGCGGGGAAGCCACACTTCGTGTCAGGCTGGAAGGATATCAGGACCCTGCAGGAACTGTCTCAGCACTCGAAAAAATTGTAGGTGTGACAACCGTAACCTCTCAAATTACAAACGGCACATTTATTATCTCGGGGAGTTCTGAAAACATCAACAGGTCGGTCTTTGGTCTCGCGGTTAAAAACGGCTGGACGATACTTGAGATGACACCGATAGAAACTAAACTTGAAGACATATTTAAAGAATTGACGACTATCTGA
- a CDS encoding choice-of-anchor J domain-containing protein: protein MRQFFLFAAFLLLVASSVNAQNSKDTKIFKPNPADNALTAGYHTEQTLAYLNEGFEDTLFPPPGWTATTTLGTVTWGREYGFFYTGNASALADYSTPANEKWLISPRFMVTAGDSLSFWIRRQYSTAYPPDSLFIMVSTTDANLTSFTTTLVSYDVANGLLNAWTRQAASLNAFAGQNIYIAFKHRNTDGNGFNMDDVQAGTPVVPVELVSFTANSVQNSVVLQWTTATETNNMGFEIERKAANTEYATVAFINGNGTSTGSKQYSYTDAGLNSGKYSYRLKQIDFDGKFVYSNAIETDVNAPASYNLAQNFPNPFNPSTSIEFTLKADAKVSLRLFDALGQEVRTILNGNYATGNYKADFNAAGLNSGIYFYTIEASGVDGSKFTATKKMLLLK, encoded by the coding sequence ATGAGACAGTTCTTTCTGTTTGCAGCGTTTCTTTTGCTGGTTGCTTCTTCAGTGAATGCACAAAACTCAAAAGATACAAAAATTTTTAAGCCCAATCCGGCTGATAACGCGTTGACCGCAGGGTATCACACGGAACAGACATTAGCCTACTTAAATGAAGGCTTTGAGGACACATTGTTCCCTCCTCCGGGATGGACAGCTACAACCACTCTCGGAACAGTAACCTGGGGCAGGGAATATGGCTTCTTCTACACAGGAAATGCCTCTGCACTGGCTGACTACTCGACTCCTGCCAACGAAAAATGGCTGATCAGTCCAAGATTTATGGTAACTGCCGGTGATTCACTTTCATTCTGGATAAGAAGACAATACAGCACTGCTTATCCGCCGGACAGTCTTTTCATTATGGTTTCAACTACTGATGCAAATCTCACAAGCTTCACAACCACCCTCGTTTCATACGATGTGGCAAACGGGTTGTTAAATGCATGGACAAGACAGGCAGCTTCGTTGAATGCTTTTGCAGGCCAGAACATCTATATAGCGTTCAAACACCGTAACACCGATGGTAACGGTTTCAACATGGATGATGTACAGGCCGGTACTCCTGTTGTTCCCGTGGAACTTGTTTCCTTTACCGCAAACTCAGTTCAAAACAGTGTTGTTCTTCAGTGGACAACCGCTACAGAGACAAACAACATGGGCTTTGAAATTGAGAGAAAAGCAGCGAATACCGAATACGCAACCGTTGCTTTCATCAATGGAAACGGAACCTCGACCGGCAGCAAACAGTATTCATATACCGATGCAGGTCTCAACTCCGGCAAATACTCATACAGATTGAAACAGATCGATTTTGACGGTAAATTTGTTTACTCAAACGCCATTGAAACTGATGTGAATGCCCCTGCATCATACAATCTTGCTCAGAATTTCCCGAATCCGTTCAATCCTTCCACCTCGATTGAGTTCACCCTGAAAGCTGATGCCAAAGTAAGCCTCAGACTCTTCGATGCTCTCGGTCAGGAAGTAAGAACCATCCTTAACGGCAACTATGCTACAGGCAACTACAAAGCAGACTTCAATGCTGCAGGCTTAAACAGCGGTATTTATTTCTACACAATCGAGGCCTCAGGTGTGGATGGCAGCAAGTTTACTGCAACAAAGAAAATGCTCTTACTTAAATAA
- a CDS encoding nucleotidyltransferase: MALTQDFKEFIQLLNEKSVKYLLVGGYAVGFYGNPRFTKDLDLWLECSKENAEKIEEVLKEFGFGSLGLTRDDFLDPDGIIQLGYPPARIDLIMGASGVNFEDCFPKRETVLLDGVTVNLINLEDLKMNKKASGRYQDLADLENL, translated from the coding sequence ATGGCACTTACCCAAGACTTCAAAGAGTTTATTCAATTATTAAACGAAAAGTCCGTTAAGTACCTCCTTGTTGGCGGCTATGCTGTTGGATTTTATGGAAATCCGAGATTTACTAAAGATCTCGATTTATGGCTGGAATGCAGCAAAGAAAATGCCGAAAAAATTGAGGAAGTATTGAAAGAATTCGGCTTTGGAAGTCTTGGGTTAACTCGTGATGATTTTCTTGACCCCGATGGAATCATTCAATTGGGATATCCTCCTGCGAGAATAGATTTGATCATGGGAGCATCCGGGGTTAATTTTGAAGATTGTTTCCCCAAACGAGAAACTGTTTTACTGGATGGCGTCACGGTGAACCTGATCAATCTTGAAGATTTGAAAATGAATAAAAAAGCTTCAGGAAGATATCAGGATTTGGCTGATTTGGAAAATCTTTAG
- a CDS encoding ABC transporter permease: protein MKIIWTIAKRETILFFDSLIAYVLLVVFLGFSGFFTWIYGSDVFFTGQASLKSFFTASYWILFLFVPALTMRTISEEKKTGTLELLLTKPVTDWQVIAGKYLSVVALVATALLLTVPYYFSVWVLGNVDHGATIMGYLGLLLMSSALAGIGIFVSSLTDNQIIAFIGSLLAGIFFVLIFDVVSQQMSGATGVIVNYLSMTGHYDSISRGVIDTRDIVYFLTVTFSGLFLASASLSKRNIVDREREK, encoded by the coding sequence ATGAAAATAATTTGGACAATCGCCAAACGGGAGACAATTCTCTTTTTCGATTCGCTGATCGCTTATGTATTGCTCGTCGTTTTCCTTGGATTCAGCGGTTTTTTTACCTGGATTTATGGGTCGGATGTGTTTTTTACGGGTCAGGCTTCGTTAAAATCCTTTTTTACGGCATCCTACTGGATACTCTTTCTTTTCGTGCCGGCACTGACCATGCGAACCATTTCGGAAGAAAAGAAGACGGGTACCCTTGAACTTCTCCTCACCAAACCGGTTACTGACTGGCAGGTGATAGCCGGGAAGTATCTTTCGGTGGTTGCCCTTGTTGCCACTGCATTGCTGCTCACGGTTCCATATTACTTTTCTGTTTGGGTGCTGGGAAATGTGGATCACGGAGCAACGATCATGGGGTATCTGGGTCTGCTGCTGATGAGTTCCGCACTTGCCGGAATCGGAATATTTGTCAGCAGTCTGACGGACAATCAGATAATTGCATTTATTGGTTCGCTGCTCGCAGGAATCTTCTTTGTTCTGATATTTGATGTGGTCTCGCAGCAGATGAGCGGAGCTACCGGCGTGATAGTCAACTACCTGAGCATGACGGGTCACTATGATTCGATTTCCCGGGGAGTGATCGACACAAGGGATATCGTTTACTTCCTCACCGTTACATTTTCAGGGCTTTTTCTTGCGAGTGCTTCCCTCTCAAAACGGAATATTGTTGACAGGGAGAGAGAAAAATGA
- a CDS encoding DUF4340 domain-containing protein — MLFAKSAKKLYIVLGTILLVTVLVLLIKSFGGGKGDLGSGFPSFDTARVTMIKMLPKGGNGEVLFTKKAGAWSITARLLNDKPVQASSQRIEGMIGLLSGMKIINLVSRSIEDLKKYGLDTGATIVRLFSGEENIFEVSIGRSEMLSPQEMGTYVKAAGSNDVYLVSGFLDMMFNSDVSLYRDRALTFGGVESWQEIKLSGDEDFLMKRNVTDWEVEGKKLDSARITEYLTTFARLEGNDFVNNFSPDEGEKPFAKVDVKTVSGRYFGIEAWKVKNDTLIVTTLNPGTFFRSGEDGLYRKVFPGLKNLK, encoded by the coding sequence ATGCTTTTCGCCAAATCTGCAAAGAAACTTTACATTGTCCTTGGTACCATCTTATTAGTAACGGTTTTGGTACTGCTGATCAAGAGTTTTGGAGGTGGTAAAGGTGATTTGGGATCCGGCTTTCCGTCGTTTGATACAGCCAGGGTAACGATGATAAAGATGCTCCCTAAAGGGGGAAACGGCGAAGTACTATTTACAAAAAAGGCGGGTGCCTGGTCGATAACTGCCAGGCTGCTTAACGACAAGCCGGTTCAGGCTTCCTCTCAGAGAATTGAGGGAATGATTGGACTCCTTTCAGGAATGAAAATAATAAATCTTGTTTCCCGTAGTATTGAGGATCTCAAGAAATACGGTCTCGATACCGGAGCTACCATTGTGAGGCTTTTTTCGGGTGAAGAAAACATTTTCGAAGTGTCAATCGGACGAAGTGAAATGCTGTCACCCCAGGAGATGGGTACTTATGTGAAGGCTGCGGGTTCAAACGATGTGTATCTGGTTTCCGGATTCCTGGATATGATGTTTAATTCAGATGTGTCGCTCTATCGTGACAGGGCGCTTACATTTGGAGGGGTTGAATCGTGGCAGGAGATAAAGCTTTCCGGAGACGAAGATTTTTTGATGAAAAGAAATGTAACCGACTGGGAAGTTGAAGGAAAAAAACTTGACTCTGCCCGGATAACGGAATATTTGACTACATTTGCCAGGCTCGAAGGAAATGATTTTGTGAATAACTTTTCTCCGGATGAAGGAGAGAAGCCGTTTGCTAAAGTGGATGTGAAGACCGTTTCAGGACGATACTTCGGAATTGAAGCCTGGAAAGTAAAGAATGACACTCTGATTGTCACCACATTGAATCCTGGGACATTCTTCAGGAGTGGTGAGGATGGTTTATACAGAAAGGTTTTTCCCGGATTGAAGAACCTTAAATAA
- a CDS encoding Gldg family protein codes for MISKKTFYTIIYSVLGVVVLVNILSWFFYLRFDFTADGQYTLSDATKKTLGELKQPVTVTAWISKDLPPDIDKTREDFRDILSEYSNLAGANFIYKIEDPGDGQQATQEGITPAILDVREKDQVKQQRIYLGAVVKYGTQKEVIPLIQPGTSMEFALTTAIKKMSATGKSTVGYLQGHGEPSFQAIAQLMQALTVTMDVVPVNFSDSLAIPAQVKTILIVAPKDTFPAPHLEMLEKFAAGGGKIVAALNTTSFNQQSGEVTKLATGLEDFYKEKGISIKHDLVFDYSCASIMVSQQSAGVVFQTPVKFPLFPVITTFAPISPLKGLEGVTMMFPSSIDTIAGKGFRFTPLAVTSDRSGLEQVPMKVDLNREWSAAEFRISKVIVAVLAESVKSNTGGKFLVISDGDLVVNGEGNDAQNLQADNINFVANMVEYLTDDSGLAQLRNKNVTQRPIDPNIGDGAKVIIKYLNFLAPVILSIMFGLYRYSKRKTLRESLEDESWVETEEGAKE; via the coding sequence ATGATTTCTAAAAAGACATTTTACACCATTATTTATTCTGTACTGGGAGTTGTTGTTCTCGTTAATATTCTCTCCTGGTTCTTTTATTTAAGATTCGATTTTACAGCGGACGGGCAATACACATTAAGTGATGCCACAAAAAAGACACTCGGAGAACTTAAACAGCCGGTAACGGTTACTGCATGGATTTCGAAGGATCTTCCACCTGATATCGACAAAACCAGAGAGGATTTCCGGGATATTCTTTCCGAATATTCAAACCTTGCCGGTGCCAACTTTATTTACAAAATTGAGGACCCCGGTGACGGGCAGCAGGCGACTCAGGAGGGGATTACTCCCGCTATTCTTGATGTTCGTGAAAAAGATCAGGTAAAGCAGCAGAGAATTTACCTCGGGGCTGTTGTAAAATACGGTACTCAGAAGGAAGTGATTCCGCTGATTCAACCCGGTACATCGATGGAATTTGCACTGACGACGGCAATAAAGAAAATGTCTGCCACCGGGAAATCGACCGTTGGCTATCTTCAGGGGCACGGTGAGCCTTCTTTTCAGGCGATTGCTCAACTGATGCAGGCACTTACGGTTACGATGGATGTCGTTCCTGTCAATTTTTCAGATTCGCTTGCTATACCCGCTCAGGTGAAAACCATTCTGATTGTGGCTCCGAAAGATACATTCCCTGCTCCCCATCTCGAGATGCTGGAGAAGTTTGCAGCAGGAGGTGGGAAAATTGTAGCCGCGCTTAATACCACCAGTTTCAATCAGCAGTCAGGCGAGGTAACAAAACTTGCGACCGGACTCGAAGATTTTTACAAAGAAAAGGGAATCTCTATTAAACATGATCTGGTCTTCGACTACAGTTGTGCTTCCATTATGGTCTCTCAGCAATCAGCGGGAGTTGTTTTTCAGACCCCGGTAAAGTTCCCGCTTTTCCCTGTTATAACCACATTCGCACCAATATCACCGTTAAAGGGTCTCGAAGGTGTGACAATGATGTTCCCTTCCAGCATCGACACCATCGCCGGAAAAGGTTTCAGGTTCACTCCGCTCGCTGTTACCTCCGACCGCTCAGGACTCGAACAGGTGCCGATGAAAGTCGATCTCAACAGGGAATGGTCGGCTGCAGAATTCAGAATTTCCAAAGTGATTGTTGCTGTTTTGGCAGAATCGGTTAAGAGCAACACTGGCGGTAAATTCCTTGTTATTTCGGATGGCGATCTTGTAGTGAATGGCGAAGGAAATGATGCACAAAATCTACAGGCAGACAACATCAATTTCGTAGCCAATATGGTTGAGTATCTTACCGATGATTCAGGACTCGCACAACTTCGAAATAAAAATGTGACCCAAAGACCCATCGATCCGAATATTGGTGATGGAGCCAAGGTGATCATAAAGTACCTCAATTTCCTTGCTCCGGTCATTCTTTCCATAATGTTCGGGTTATACAGGTACAGCAAGAGGAAGACATTAAGAGAGAGCCTCGAAGATGAGTCCTGGGTCGAAACAGAAGAAGGGGCGAAGGAGTAA